In Thauera aromatica K172, one DNA window encodes the following:
- the hisH gene encoding imidazole glycerol phosphate synthase subunit HisH yields the protein MTTVAIIDYGMGNLRSVAKAIEHVAPGHEVFITSDPARVAAAERVVFPGQGAMPDCMRELDARGLRPAVLQAAAEKPFLGICIGQQMLFEHSAEGDVPGLGILPGEVVRFPPARMVAADGSRLKVPHMGWNEVWQRAPHPLWEGIADGERFYFVHSYFVVPADAALTAAETDYGLRFTSAVARANIFAAQFHPEKSAAAGLRLLANFIRWQP from the coding sequence ATGACCACCGTGGCCATCATCGATTACGGCATGGGCAACCTGCGCTCGGTCGCGAAGGCGATCGAGCACGTCGCCCCCGGCCATGAAGTTTTCATTACCTCCGATCCGGCGCGGGTCGCCGCCGCCGAACGGGTCGTGTTCCCGGGGCAGGGGGCGATGCCCGACTGCATGCGCGAGCTCGATGCCCGCGGCCTGCGTCCGGCGGTGCTCCAGGCCGCGGCGGAAAAACCCTTCCTCGGGATCTGCATCGGCCAGCAGATGCTGTTCGAACACAGCGCCGAAGGCGACGTGCCCGGGCTCGGCATCCTCCCCGGCGAAGTGGTCCGTTTCCCGCCTGCGCGCATGGTCGCTGCCGACGGCAGCCGGCTGAAAGTGCCGCACATGGGCTGGAACGAAGTCTGGCAGCGTGCCCCCCATCCGCTGTGGGAGGGGATCGCCGACGGCGAGCGCTTCTACTTCGTGCATAGCTATTTCGTCGTGCCGGCCGACGCCGCGCTGACTGCGGCCGAGACCGATTACGGCCTGCGGTTTACCAGTGCGGTAGCGCGGGCTAATATCTTCGCCGCCCAGTTCCACCCGGAAAAGAGCGCCGCAGCCGGTCTCCGCCTGCTCGCCAACTTCATCCGCTGGCAGCCCTGA
- the hisA gene encoding 1-(5-phosphoribosyl)-5-[(5-phosphoribosylamino)methylideneamino]imidazole-4-carboxamide isomerase: MLLIPAIDLKDGHCVRLKQGEMDDATVFSEDPGAMARHWLERGARRLHLVDLNGAFAGKPKNGAAIRAITDEVGDDIPVQLGGGIRDLDTIEHYLDNGITYVIIGTAAVKNPGFLHDACSAFPGHIIVGLDAKDGKVAVDGWSKLTGHDVVDLAKKFEDYGVESVIYTDIGRDGMLSGVNIEATVRLARALRIPVIASGGITDLADIDALCAVEDEGIMGAITGRAIYEGTLDFAAAQARADELNGVTE; the protein is encoded by the coding sequence ATGCTGCTCATTCCCGCCATCGACCTCAAGGACGGTCATTGTGTACGCCTGAAACAGGGCGAAATGGACGACGCTACGGTGTTTTCCGAGGACCCGGGCGCGATGGCCCGGCACTGGCTCGAGCGGGGCGCCCGCCGCCTGCACCTGGTGGACCTGAACGGCGCTTTCGCCGGCAAGCCCAAGAACGGCGCCGCGATCCGTGCCATCACCGACGAAGTCGGCGACGACATCCCGGTGCAGCTCGGCGGCGGCATCCGCGACCTCGACACCATCGAGCACTACCTCGACAACGGCATCACTTACGTCATCATCGGCACCGCCGCGGTGAAGAACCCCGGCTTCCTCCACGACGCCTGCAGCGCCTTCCCCGGTCACATCATCGTCGGCCTCGATGCCAAGGACGGCAAGGTGGCGGTCGACGGCTGGTCCAAGCTCACCGGCCACGATGTCGTCGATCTGGCGAAGAAGTTCGAGGACTACGGTGTCGAGTCGGTGATCTACACCGATATCGGCCGCGACGGCATGCTCTCCGGAGTCAACATCGAGGCCACCGTACGCCTGGCGCGCGCGCTGCGCATTCCGGTCATCGCCAGCGGCGGCATCACCGACCTCGCCGACATCGACGCGCTGTGCGCGGTCGAGGACGAAGGCATCATGGGCGCAATCACCGGGCGCGCGATCTACGAGGGCACGCTCGATTTTGCCGCCGCCCAGGCGCGTGCCGACGAACTGAACGGTGTGACCGAATGA
- the hisF gene encoding imidazole glycerol phosphate synthase subunit HisF, with protein sequence MLAKRIIPCLDVKAGRVVKGVNFVELRDAGDPVEIARRYDEQGADELTFLDITASSDDRDIILHVVEQVAEQVFIPLTVGGGVRVVEDVRRLLNAGADKVSMNTAAVNNPQLVEDAAGRVGSQCIVVAIDAKQTAPGKWQVFTHGGRNNTGLDAIEWARRVEALGAGEILLTSMDRDGTKSGFDLALTRAVSDAVCIPVIASGGVGTLEHLAEGVSEGRADAVLAASIFHFGQHTVREAKELMRARGIEVRL encoded by the coding sequence ATGCTGGCCAAGCGCATCATTCCCTGTCTCGACGTGAAGGCCGGCCGCGTCGTCAAGGGGGTCAATTTCGTCGAGCTGCGCGACGCCGGCGACCCGGTGGAGATCGCCCGCCGCTACGACGAGCAGGGCGCCGACGAGCTCACCTTCCTCGACATCACCGCCAGCTCCGACGATCGCGACATCATCCTGCACGTGGTCGAGCAGGTCGCCGAACAGGTCTTCATTCCGCTCACCGTCGGCGGCGGCGTGCGCGTCGTCGAGGATGTGCGCCGCCTGCTCAACGCCGGCGCCGACAAGGTCAGCATGAACACCGCCGCGGTGAACAACCCGCAGCTGGTCGAGGACGCCGCCGGCCGCGTCGGCAGCCAGTGCATCGTCGTCGCCATCGACGCCAAGCAGACCGCGCCGGGCAAGTGGCAGGTGTTCACCCACGGCGGGCGCAACAACACCGGCCTCGATGCGATCGAATGGGCGCGCCGGGTCGAGGCCCTGGGCGCGGGCGAGATCCTGCTCACGAGCATGGACCGCGACGGCACCAAGAGCGGCTTCGATCTGGCGCTGACGCGCGCGGTGTCCGACGCAGTGTGCATTCCGGTGATCGCCAGCGGCGGGGTCGGCACCCTCGAACATCTCGCCGAAGGCGTCTCTGAAGGGCGTGCCGATGCGGTGCTGGCGGCGAGCATCTTCCATTTCGGCCAGCATACGGTGCGCGAGGCCAAGGAGCTGATGCGCGCCCGCGGTATCGAGGTGCGCCTGTGA
- the hisI gene encoding phosphoribosyl-AMP cyclohydrolase, translating to MSENTRWLNEVKWDEHGLVPVIAQEASSGDVLMFAWMNRDALQRTAETGEAVYWSRSRRKLWHKGEESGHVQKVVDIRIDCDNDVVLLRIEQVGGIACHTGRHSCFFQKYFADGHWQAVEPVLKDPQEIYK from the coding sequence GTGAGCGAGAACACGCGCTGGCTCAACGAAGTCAAGTGGGACGAGCACGGCCTGGTGCCGGTGATCGCGCAGGAGGCGTCCTCGGGCGACGTGCTGATGTTCGCCTGGATGAACCGCGACGCCCTGCAGCGCACCGCCGAGACCGGCGAGGCGGTCTACTGGTCGCGCTCGCGGCGCAAGCTGTGGCACAAGGGCGAAGAGTCCGGCCACGTGCAGAAGGTGGTCGACATCCGCATCGACTGCGACAACGACGTCGTGCTGCTCCGGATCGAGCAGGTCGGCGGCATCGCCTGTCATACCGGGCGGCACAGCTGCTTTTTCCAGAAGTATTTCGCCGACGGCCACTGGCAGGCCGTCGAACCGGTTTTGAAAGACCCGCAGGAGATCTACAAGTGA
- a CDS encoding phosphoribosyl-ATP diphosphatase has translation MIDIEVLRRVSDTLVARKQADPDASYVSSLYAKGTDAICKKVAEEAAETIMAAKDQDRLHLVWEVTDLWFHSLVLLAHHGLSVEDVIAEFRRREGVSGIDEKKSRTAQVEVRG, from the coding sequence GTGATCGATATCGAAGTGCTGCGCCGCGTCTCCGACACCCTGGTCGCGCGCAAGCAGGCAGACCCCGACGCCTCCTACGTGTCCAGCCTCTACGCCAAGGGGACCGACGCGATCTGCAAGAAAGTCGCCGAAGAGGCCGCCGAGACGATCATGGCGGCGAAGGACCAGGACCGCCTGCACCTGGTGTGGGAAGTGACCGACCTGTGGTTCCATTCGCTGGTGCTGCTGGCACACCACGGCCTGTCGGTGGAGGACGTGATCGCCGAGTTTCGCCGCCGCGAAGGCGTATCCGGCATCGACGAGAAGAAATCGCGTACCGCGCAGGTGGAGGTCCGGGGATGA
- a CDS encoding histidine triad nucleotide-binding protein: MSDCIFCRIVRGEIPSRKVYEDEHILAFHDINPLAPVHILVIPKAHVESMAQLEPEHEAAMGRLMVAAGRIAREHGCADGFRTIVNTGRVGLQEVYHLHLHILGGPDPLPPMLKR; the protein is encoded by the coding sequence ATGAGCGACTGCATTTTCTGCCGCATCGTGCGCGGCGAGATTCCTTCACGGAAAGTGTACGAGGACGAGCACATCCTCGCCTTTCACGACATCAATCCGCTCGCCCCGGTGCACATCCTGGTGATTCCGAAGGCGCACGTCGAGTCGATGGCCCAGCTCGAGCCGGAACACGAGGCGGCGATGGGGCGTCTGATGGTTGCGGCGGGGCGGATCGCCCGCGAGCACGGCTGTGCCGACGGTTTCCGCACCATCGTCAACACCGGAAGGGTCGGCCTGCAGGAGGTGTATCATCTGCACCTCCATATTCTGGGCGGGCCCGATCCCCTGCCGCCCATGTTGAAGCGTTAA
- the tatA gene encoding Sec-independent protein translocase subunit TatA, producing MGSFSIWHWLIVLVIVLLVFGTKKLRNIGSDLGGAVKGFKDGMKEGDSGAAADAPQQKIVNGQTIDGEAREKVDNGRS from the coding sequence ATGGGTTCTTTCAGCATCTGGCACTGGCTGATCGTGCTGGTCATCGTCCTGCTGGTGTTCGGGACCAAGAAGCTGCGCAACATCGGCTCCGATCTCGGCGGTGCGGTCAAGGGCTTCAAGGATGGCATGAAGGAAGGCGACAGCGGCGCCGCTGCCGACGCTCCCCAGCAGAAGATCGTCAATGGCCAGACCATCGACGGCGAAGCACGGGAAAAAGTCGACAACGGCCGTTCCTGA
- the tatB gene encoding Sec-independent protein translocase protein TatB, which yields MFDFGFSELIVIGVVLLVVVGPERLPKVARTAGHLLGRVQRYVSDVKSDIQREMQLEELKKLQEQVRQQAQEVESSVRSGVASVESETGRTVGELRSMLPAAGQPAAQAEPSAAGTSSPGAASASTPSLPQEPPPRASDDSQLDLGLGEAAPQPAPPGDKAKA from the coding sequence ATGTTCGATTTCGGTTTTTCTGAACTCATTGTGATCGGCGTCGTGCTGCTGGTCGTGGTCGGGCCCGAGCGCCTGCCCAAGGTCGCGCGCACCGCCGGCCATCTGCTCGGGCGGGTGCAGCGCTACGTGTCCGATGTGAAGTCCGACATCCAGCGCGAGATGCAGCTCGAGGAGCTGAAGAAGCTGCAGGAACAGGTCCGCCAGCAGGCGCAGGAGGTCGAGTCCTCGGTACGTTCCGGAGTGGCGAGCGTCGAATCCGAAACCGGGCGCACCGTCGGCGAGCTGCGCTCGATGCTGCCGGCCGCCGGGCAGCCGGCAGCGCAGGCCGAACCTTCCGCGGCGGGCACGTCTTCGCCGGGAGCGGCTTCCGCTTCGACCCCCTCCCTTCCCCAGGAGCCCCCGCCCCGGGCGAGCGACGACTCCCAGCTCGACCTCGGGCTCGGCGAGGCTGCGCCGCAGCCGGCGCCCCCCGGCGACAAGGCCAAGGCATGA
- the tatC gene encoding twin-arginine translocase subunit TatC: MSAQQETFIAHLIELRDRLIRALIAVAVVFVCLMPWAGDIYDLLARPMMNTLPEGTNMIATGVVTPFFVPVKVTMMVSFVLALPWVLYQAWAFIAPGLYAHEKRMALPLVLGSSLLFLIGMAFCYFFVFGMVFKFIAEFAPKSIVPAPDIEQYLSFVMSMFLAFGITFEVPVAVILLVKAGIVDVAKLREMRPYVIVAAFVIAAIVTPPDVVSQFMLAVPMCLLYELGIVLAKMITRPAARAEAGQGPAPAPAALQGPDGAPQSLEADDRPRGKS, encoded by the coding sequence ATGAGCGCACAACAGGAAACCTTCATCGCCCACCTGATCGAGTTGCGCGACCGCCTGATCCGCGCCCTGATCGCGGTGGCCGTCGTCTTCGTCTGCCTGATGCCGTGGGCGGGCGACATCTACGACCTTCTCGCCCGGCCGATGATGAACACGCTGCCCGAGGGCACGAACATGATTGCCACCGGCGTGGTCACGCCCTTCTTCGTCCCGGTGAAAGTGACGATGATGGTCTCCTTCGTGCTGGCGCTGCCCTGGGTGCTGTACCAGGCCTGGGCCTTCATCGCCCCCGGCCTCTACGCCCACGAGAAGCGCATGGCGTTGCCGCTGGTGCTGGGCAGCTCGCTGCTGTTCCTGATCGGGATGGCGTTCTGCTACTTCTTCGTGTTCGGCATGGTGTTCAAGTTCATCGCCGAATTCGCGCCCAAGAGCATCGTGCCGGCGCCGGACATCGAGCAGTACCTGTCCTTCGTGATGTCGATGTTCCTCGCTTTCGGCATCACTTTCGAAGTTCCGGTGGCGGTGATCCTGCTGGTGAAGGCCGGCATCGTCGATGTCGCCAAGCTGCGCGAGATGCGGCCCTACGTCATCGTCGCCGCGTTCGTCATCGCTGCCATCGTCACTCCGCCGGACGTGGTTTCGCAGTTCATGCTCGCGGTGCCAATGTGTCTGCTCTACGAGCTTGGCATCGTGCTGGCGAAAATGATCACCCGCCCCGCCGCACGCGCGGAGGCTGGGCAAGGGCCGGCTCCCGCCCCCGCCGCGCTGCAGGGGCCCGACGGTGCGCCGCAAAGCCTTGAAGCGGACGACCGTCCGCGCGGGAAGAGCTGA
- a CDS encoding Do family serine endopeptidase, producing the protein MRRLWLIFAQAVTVSVAVLFVVNTLRPEWLRDTAPASVVAILEAPAGAERAPAAGSYAAAAQRSMPAVVHVFTSKKGRSQRHPLLDDPLFRHFFGERLPNAPEQRESGLGSGVIVSPEGYVLTNNHVIETADAIEIALNDGRQFPARLVGRDPETDLAVLHIDADAGLPAITFSAGDSLTVGDVVLAIGNPFGVGQTVTMGIVSALGRKQLGINTFENYIQTDAAINPGNSGGALVDSTGHLVGINTAIYSRSGGSLGIGFAIPVSIARNVLEQIVATGEVTRGWVGVEIQELTAELAESFGYREIEGALIAGVLRGSPADRAGIRPGDVLVGLDDREVRDPKSMLDMVAALPPGQRAVFHIRRGAQKLELAVEVGRRPTPPANR; encoded by the coding sequence ATGCGCCGTCTGTGGCTCATCTTCGCGCAAGCCGTGACCGTCAGCGTCGCCGTGCTGTTCGTCGTCAATACACTCAGGCCCGAATGGCTGCGCGATACGGCGCCGGCCTCGGTGGTCGCGATCCTGGAAGCGCCGGCCGGCGCCGAGCGCGCCCCCGCCGCCGGCTCCTATGCGGCGGCGGCGCAGCGCTCGATGCCTGCGGTGGTCCATGTCTTCACCAGCAAGAAAGGCCGCAGCCAGCGCCACCCCCTGCTCGACGACCCGCTGTTCCGCCACTTTTTCGGCGAACGCCTGCCGAACGCCCCGGAACAGCGCGAATCCGGCCTCGGCTCCGGCGTCATCGTCAGCCCGGAAGGCTACGTCCTGACCAACAATCACGTCATCGAAACCGCCGACGCGATCGAGATCGCCCTCAACGACGGTCGCCAGTTTCCCGCCCGCCTGGTCGGCCGCGACCCGGAAACCGATCTCGCGGTGCTGCACATCGACGCCGACGCCGGCCTGCCGGCGATCACCTTCTCGGCCGGCGACAGCCTCACCGTCGGCGACGTCGTGCTCGCCATCGGCAACCCGTTCGGCGTCGGCCAGACGGTGACGATGGGTATCGTCTCCGCCCTCGGGCGCAAGCAGCTCGGCATCAACACGTTCGAGAACTACATCCAGACCGATGCCGCGATCAATCCGGGCAACTCGGGCGGCGCGCTGGTCGACAGCACGGGACACCTGGTCGGGATCAACACCGCGATTTATTCGCGCTCGGGCGGTTCGCTCGGCATCGGCTTCGCCATTCCGGTGTCGATCGCGCGCAACGTCCTCGAACAGATCGTCGCCACCGGCGAAGTCACCCGCGGCTGGGTCGGCGTGGAAATCCAGGAGCTGACTGCGGAGCTGGCCGAATCTTTCGGTTACCGGGAGATCGAGGGCGCCTTGATCGCCGGCGTCCTGCGCGGCAGTCCGGCGGATCGCGCCGGCATCCGTCCCGGCGACGTGCTGGTCGGGCTCGACGACCGGGAAGTGCGCGATCCAAAGTCGATGCTCGACATGGTCGCCGCCCTGCCACCCGGACAGCGGGCCGTCTTCCACATCCGGCGCGGCGCCCAGAAGCTCGAGCTCGCGGTCGAGGTGGGGCGGCGGCCGACGCCGCCGGCGAACCGCTGA